From a region of the bacterium genome:
- a CDS encoding AMP-binding protein, producing DLFEQRQQEHPTRVLFQELADDGGGRWDYARTWRRVRAIAALMWRDGPRPALERGADRTADGPRVALWTDNGITSACCDLACLTHDLFVTPLNVHFGVGDLVWIFDRLRVTVAVCDTPERLDRLLEIRSAARQPFLIYALHPCDRVGTADVRLLDEDLADLQRGEIDAILADRPRRTLREPTTVMFTSGSTGRPKGVVFNQFNLVTKRFARAAALPAVGRDEVMLCYLPLFHTFGRYLEMLGTIFWGGTYVFAGNPSVETLLSQFQQVRPTALISVPLRWMQISDHAIAAARESDAETSQTRLLREIVGDRLYWGLSAAGYLDPRVFRFFHRHGVALCSGFGMTEGTGGLTMTPPDDYVEDSVGVPLPGVKVRFGDQDELQIAGVYIARYLPEEAPGGCLRVDAPESDDFWLATGDVFRRTRGDHLEIVDRIKDIYKNNKGQTIAPRQIESLFDLVPGIRRTFLAGDGRSYNTLLIVPDESDEVLRSLTDAESRREYFEQIVTLANPGLAAYERVVNFTILDRDFSADHGELTAKGSYKRKVIERNFAEEIAALYRTNTRTLEVNCYQVTIPRWFFRDLGVLDDAIVATENGLRNREDGRTLRVGPGAEGRVRIGDLEYLLKGRRIDLGLVARQPLLWLGNSAVIDFSPCKAGWDTDLGPFGEQVFLPAAARRQYSGPPAAGRVDRHLVEIDDLVRRALFGDAQLARDSLAALNELLGRVGPNQGAVIRRRLEALAGHQAKSVRCRAYQMLVLDQPVADYNRYLPAFIESGKPFLDKESFEAIGRAAIEPRRLEALRQRLHAYRTQLQWPAEEKRRRVFEDLFHLLADFGRFHPEFYGPIREELISWQLHVQDPDLARAAARQMIALSDWLEQELQRDFDGIDPAAWKGKIVFQEGLSPTEIGRLKEVLIGTTFLRQSIMLAFEGEDLAVSDIAPGGIFVSRIISRYEDSRYRASVNTVTGKHFDLQLIIREDADTKLLTDTIYWYIALRGYPFGTPMLPTFGCSRPELGALSMAYVSDLTVWEKIREFSSVRGPGTQPPSRMRWHQLMVRAMSVVVRGWRNSERRIIPGLITPNNIIVPEPDYRRGAVQNNLTGWKPYTGPLSLIRPLWRNMYHHTISHYPWVKEYLEREWILEAFVEALGVTEARAFFAELREEMDARDEDEMGLGFGDVLRGFAARLGQEYYPPLSLRAAIHRYQEWEIANPEATPRARLEFLEELSRLYKLHSLPEIARFTLFRDTYFRQAPPEVHDVFDRLVERMFLHPQRRATRMVELSDLQALLTGEDDRTAFHRLVFPHRQRHEQMEVRSIGTPDREQVIVRSTITDRYGRGYTVGEPAGPAEVGLLYRIFLQAGYPRTLSRSDRYFVITDDTEQIVGGLVYRAGDDDQVLLDGIVVRDALAERGIAAAVVADFCTRMASRGYKSVRTHYFLRRFFEKHGFRRDVRVGGLVRFL from the coding sequence GACCTCTTCGAGCAGCGCCAGCAGGAGCACCCCACGCGGGTGCTGTTCCAGGAGCTGGCCGACGACGGCGGCGGCCGCTGGGACTACGCGCGCACCTGGCGCCGCGTGCGCGCCATCGCCGCGCTCATGTGGCGCGACGGCCCCCGCCCCGCGCTGGAGCGGGGCGCCGACCGCACGGCCGACGGCCCGCGTGTCGCCCTCTGGACCGACAACGGCATCACCTCGGCCTGCTGCGACCTGGCCTGCCTGACCCACGACCTCTTCGTCACGCCGCTGAACGTGCACTTCGGCGTGGGCGACCTCGTGTGGATCTTCGATCGCCTGCGCGTCACCGTCGCCGTGTGCGACACGCCCGAGCGCCTCGACCGGCTGCTCGAGATCCGCAGCGCGGCGCGCCAGCCGTTCCTCATCTACGCCCTGCACCCGTGCGACCGGGTGGGCACCGCCGACGTGCGCCTGCTGGACGAGGACCTGGCCGACCTGCAGCGCGGCGAGATCGACGCGATCCTGGCCGACCGCCCCCGCCGCACCCTGCGCGAGCCCACGACGGTGATGTTCACCTCGGGCAGCACGGGCCGGCCCAAGGGGGTCGTCTTCAACCAGTTCAACCTCGTCACGAAGCGCTTCGCCCGGGCCGCGGCCCTGCCGGCGGTGGGCCGCGACGAGGTCATGCTGTGCTACCTGCCGCTCTTCCACACCTTCGGTCGCTACCTCGAGATGCTCGGCACCATCTTCTGGGGCGGCACCTATGTCTTCGCCGGCAACCCCTCGGTGGAGACCCTGCTCAGCCAGTTCCAGCAGGTGCGTCCGACGGCCCTGATCAGCGTGCCGCTGCGCTGGATGCAGATCTCCGACCACGCCATCGCGGCCGCGCGCGAGTCGGACGCCGAGACCTCCCAGACGCGCCTGCTGCGCGAGATCGTGGGCGACCGCCTCTACTGGGGCCTGTCGGCGGCGGGCTACCTCGACCCGCGCGTCTTCCGCTTCTTCCACCGCCACGGCGTGGCCCTGTGCAGCGGCTTCGGCATGACCGAGGGCACCGGCGGCCTGACCATGACCCCGCCCGACGACTACGTGGAGGATTCGGTGGGCGTGCCCCTGCCCGGGGTGAAGGTCCGCTTCGGCGACCAGGACGAGCTGCAGATCGCCGGCGTCTACATCGCCCGCTACCTGCCCGAGGAGGCCCCCGGCGGCTGCCTGCGCGTGGACGCGCCCGAGTCGGACGACTTCTGGCTCGCCACCGGCGACGTCTTCCGGCGCACCCGCGGCGACCACCTCGAGATCGTCGACCGCATCAAGGACATCTACAAGAACAACAAGGGCCAGACCATCGCCCCGCGGCAGATCGAGTCGCTCTTCGACCTCGTGCCCGGCATCAGGCGGACCTTCCTCGCCGGCGACGGCCGCAGCTACAACACCCTGCTCATCGTGCCCGACGAGAGCGACGAGGTGCTCCGCTCGCTGACCGACGCCGAGAGCCGGCGCGAGTACTTCGAGCAGATCGTGACCCTGGCCAATCCCGGCCTCGCGGCCTACGAGCGGGTCGTGAACTTCACGATCCTGGACCGCGACTTCAGCGCCGACCACGGCGAACTGACCGCCAAGGGCAGCTACAAGCGCAAGGTCATCGAGAGGAACTTCGCCGAGGAGATCGCCGCCCTCTACCGGACCAACACGCGCACCCTCGAGGTCAACTGCTACCAGGTGACGATCCCGCGCTGGTTCTTCCGCGACCTCGGCGTGCTCGACGACGCCATCGTCGCCACCGAGAACGGCCTGCGCAACCGCGAGGACGGGCGCACGCTGCGGGTCGGCCCGGGGGCCGAGGGCCGCGTGCGCATCGGCGACCTGGAGTACCTGCTGAAGGGCCGCCGCATCGACCTCGGCCTGGTCGCGCGCCAGCCGCTGCTGTGGCTGGGCAACAGCGCCGTGATCGACTTCAGCCCCTGCAAGGCGGGCTGGGACACCGACCTCGGGCCCTTCGGCGAGCAGGTCTTCCTCCCCGCGGCGGCGCGGCGCCAGTACTCCGGCCCGCCCGCCGCCGGCCGCGTCGACCGGCACCTGGTCGAGATCGACGACCTGGTGCGGCGGGCCCTCTTCGGCGACGCCCAGCTGGCCCGCGACTCCCTCGCCGCCCTGAACGAGCTGCTCGGCCGCGTCGGACCGAACCAGGGCGCGGTGATCCGGCGCCGGCTCGAGGCCCTCGCCGGCCACCAGGCGAAGTCGGTGCGCTGCCGCGCCTACCAGATGCTGGTGCTCGACCAGCCGGTGGCCGACTACAACCGCTACCTGCCGGCCTTCATCGAGTCGGGCAAGCCCTTCCTGGACAAGGAGAGCTTCGAGGCCATCGGCCGCGCGGCCATCGAGCCGCGTCGCCTCGAGGCCCTGCGCCAGCGCCTGCATGCCTACCGCACGCAGCTGCAGTGGCCGGCCGAGGAGAAGCGCCGCCGGGTCTTCGAGGACCTCTTCCACCTGCTGGCGGACTTCGGCCGCTTCCATCCCGAGTTCTACGGACCCATCCGCGAGGAGCTGATCAGCTGGCAGCTCCACGTGCAGGATCCGGACCTCGCCCGGGCCGCCGCGCGCCAGATGATCGCCCTGTCGGACTGGCTCGAGCAGGAGCTGCAGCGCGACTTCGACGGCATCGACCCGGCGGCGTGGAAGGGCAAGATCGTCTTCCAGGAGGGGCTCAGCCCCACCGAGATCGGGCGGCTGAAGGAGGTGCTGATCGGCACCACCTTCCTGCGCCAGTCGATCATGCTCGCCTTCGAGGGCGAGGACCTCGCCGTGTCCGACATCGCCCCGGGCGGCATCTTCGTCTCGCGCATCATCTCCCGCTACGAGGACTCGCGCTACCGCGCCAGCGTGAACACCGTCACCGGCAAGCATTTCGACCTGCAGCTGATCATCCGCGAGGACGCCGACACCAAGCTGCTCACCGACACCATCTACTGGTACATCGCCCTGCGCGGCTACCCCTTCGGCACCCCCATGCTGCCCACCTTCGGCTGTTCCCGCCCCGAGCTGGGCGCCCTGTCCATGGCCTACGTGAGCGACCTGACGGTGTGGGAGAAGATCCGCGAGTTCAGCTCGGTGCGCGGGCCGGGCACCCAGCCGCCTTCGCGCATGCGCTGGCACCAGCTGATGGTGCGCGCCATGAGCGTCGTCGTGCGGGGCTGGCGCAACTCCGAGCGGCGCATCATCCCGGGCCTGATCACGCCCAACAACATCATCGTGCCCGAGCCCGACTACCGGCGCGGCGCGGTGCAGAACAACCTCACCGGCTGGAAGCCCTACACCGGGCCTCTCTCCCTGATCCGGCCCCTGTGGCGGAACATGTACCACCACACCATCAGCCACTATCCGTGGGTGAAGGAGTACCTCGAGCGCGAGTGGATCCTCGAGGCCTTCGTCGAAGCCCTCGGCGTGACCGAGGCGCGCGCCTTCTTCGCCGAGCTGCGCGAGGAGATGGACGCCCGCGACGAGGACGAGATGGGTCTCGGCTTCGGGGACGTGCTGCGCGGGTTCGCCGCGCGCCTGGGCCAGGAGTACTACCCGCCCCTGAGCCTGCGCGCCGCCATCCACCGCTACCAGGAATGGGAGATCGCCAACCCCGAGGCCACGCCGCGTGCCCGCCTCGAGTTCCTCGAGGAGCTCTCGCGCCTCTACAAGCTGCACAGCCTGCCCGAGATCGCGCGCTTCACCCTCTTCCGCGACACCTATTTCCGCCAGGCGCCGCCCGAGGTGCACGACGTCTTCGACCGCCTCGTCGAACGCATGTTCCTGCATCCCCAGCGCCGCGCGACGCGCATGGTCGAGCTGTCGGACCTGCAGGCCCTCCTGACCGGCGAGGACGACCGCACCGCCTTCCACCGGCTGGTCTTCCCCCACCGCCAGCGCCACGAGCAGATGGAGGTGCGCTCGATCGGCACGCCCGACCGCGAGCAGGTCATCGTGCGGTCCACCATCACCGACCGCTACGGCCGCGGCTACACCGTGGGCGAGCCGGCGGGACCGGCGGAAGTGGGCCTGCTGTACCGGATCTTCCTGCAGGCGGGCTATCCCCGCACCCTGTCGCGCAGCGATCGCTACTTCGTCATCACC